A stretch of Brassica rapa cultivar Chiifu-401-42 chromosome A08, CAAS_Brap_v3.01, whole genome shotgun sequence DNA encodes these proteins:
- the LOC103833444 gene encoding auxin-responsive protein IAA14, translating to MEQLINLKETELCLGLPGGPDPVETPTKSCLRNKRGFSEIVELKLGLHSTKEGSVDLNVAGAPKEKTLHKDPSKPPAKAQVVGWPPVRNYRKSVMTHQKCSEVEEASSDRGGGTVAFVKVSMDGAPYLRKVDLKMYKSYKELSDALAKMFSSFTMGSYGAQGMIDFMNESKVMDLVNSSDYVPSYEDKDGDWMLVGDVPWPMFIESCKRLRIMKGSEAIGLAPRAMQKCKNRF from the exons ATGGAGCAGTTGATTAACCTAAAGGAAACGGAGCTCTGTCTTGGCCTCCCTGGAGGCCCAGATCCCGTGGAGACTCCAACCAAGTCATGCCTGAGGAACAAGAGAGGCTTCTCTGAGATAGTTGAACTCAAACTCGGTCTTCACTCTACCAAAGAAGGATCCGTGGATCTCAACGTTGCCGGAGCTCCCAAGGAGAAGACTCTCCACAAAGACCCTTCTAAGCCTCCTGCTAA AGCACAAGTGGTAGGTTGGCCACCGGTGAGGAACTACCGAAAAAGTGTTATGACTCATCAGAAGTGTAGCGAAGTGGAGGAGGCATCGAGCGACAGAGGAGGAGGAACCGTCGCCTTTGTGAAGGTTTCAATGGATGGAGCTCCTTACCTTCGTAAGGTTGACCTCAAGATGTACAAAAGCTATAAGGAACTTTCTGATGCCTTGGCCAAAATGTTTAGCTCTTTTACCATGG gGAGTTATGGAGCACAAGGGATGATAGACTTTATGAATGAGAGTAAAGTGATGGATCTAGTAAACAGTTCTGATTATGTTCCAAGCTACGAGGACAAAGATGGTGACTGGATGCTCGTTGGTGATGTCCCCTGGCC GATGTTTATCGAGTCATGCAAACGTTTGCGCATTATGAAAGGATCCGAAGCAATTGGACTTG CTCCTAGGGCAATGCAGAAGTGCAAGAACagattttga